CAGTATGCGATCCAGAAATAAAATTGAAAGTCAGATATGAGTTTTGACTCAATACTACTTTTGCAAAATGGATTGTGGTGTCGTAAGTAATATGAGTATAGTCGGTTTCGTTCATGCCTACACTGCTTATTCCGGCGCAATAAAAGCAGGCATCATAACCTGCAAGTCTGCTGTTGTTACTTTTTAGCGAAAGAAAATCAGAAACCAAATATTCGGTGAGTTTTGGATGTGATTTCCCGCTTGGTTTTCTTCCCACATACAAAACCGATTCTACTTCTGTATTGTTCAGACATTCTATTAAAACGCCTTCGCCAACCATTCCGGTTGCACCTGTTACAATTACTTTCATCTTTTAAACGTTAAGAGATTTCCATTTAATTAAACTAATAATAGTGGCTGTAATGGCTTCTTCATTACTGCGCGGGTTCCAGCCTAGAGTTGTTTTCGCTTTTTCATTACTGGCATTTCGGTTAATTCCAACTAAAGGTAAAATCGCTTTTGCTTGATCGTTAAATAATGCCGCGAAACGTAATATAAATGTAGGCAAAGCTTTTGAAGGTGCTTTGGTGGTAACGTATGGCATTTTATCTCTAAGCAGATTTACAATTTCCATTAGTGACATTGTTCCGCCAGATAAGGCTAAAAATCGTTCGCCTTTTGCTTTTGGATTTTCCATTGCCAGAATATGTAATTCGGCAGCATCTCTAACATCTACGATTCCTAATCTGATATCT
This is a stretch of genomic DNA from Flavobacterium endoglycinae. It encodes these proteins:
- a CDS encoding NAD-dependent epimerase/dehydratase family protein yields the protein MKVIVTGATGMVGEGVLIECLNNTEVESVLYVGRKPSGKSHPKLTEYLVSDFLSLKSNNSRLAGYDACFYCAGISSVGMNETDYTHITYDTTIHFAKVVLSQNSYLTFNFISGSHTDSSEKGKVMWARVKGKTENALQKLPFKQQYNFRPGLMKPDKAQIHLKGFNKYIKSLYPIMGLFYTGCKTTEIGRAMIAVTKFGFSKKILEAKDIKNATTLL